Proteins co-encoded in one Leptolyngbya boryana PCC 6306 genomic window:
- a CDS encoding universal stress protein, giving the protein MEFKRILVAINHSLVTSTVFDRALHLAKKEQANLLILYCLADVARFAPLVESGATFGIYPNDTGFSLPFYEEAVQVEIQQAKDWLQTYYQKAVNLKIPTEYQYQVGSPERTIRNVAQQWASDLIILGRQDHSAIAELFTGSTSNYVIHHANCSVLVVKDHNFP; this is encoded by the coding sequence ATGGAATTTAAACGAATTTTGGTTGCGATTAATCATTCTCTTGTGACTTCTACGGTGTTCGATCGAGCATTGCACTTAGCCAAAAAAGAGCAAGCAAATCTGCTAATCCTGTATTGTCTTGCAGATGTTGCCAGATTTGCTCCTTTAGTAGAATCGGGTGCTACGTTCGGAATCTATCCCAATGATACTGGATTTTCTCTGCCGTTCTATGAAGAAGCGGTGCAGGTAGAGATTCAGCAAGCAAAGGATTGGCTTCAAACATACTACCAAAAAGCGGTAAATCTCAAGATTCCAACTGAATATCAGTATCAGGTTGGCAGTCCAGAGAGAACGATTCGCAATGTCGCTCAACAGTGGGCATCGGATTTGATTATTTTGGGTCGGCAGGATCACTCTGCGATCGCAGAATTGTTCACTGGCAGCACTAGCAACTATGTGATTCATCACGCCAACTGCTCTGTGCTAGTTGTGAAAGATCATAATTTTCCATAA
- a CDS encoding EamA family transporter, whose translation MELFTVWWFYALLSAVFAALTTIFAKIGVTEISSNLATAIRTVVILVIAWVIVITQGEMRQLGSVSNRSLIFLVLSGAATGLSWLFYFRALQIGQASLVASIDKLSSVFVILFAALFLDEPFSISSILGALLIIAGALLMTAKV comes from the coding sequence ATGGAACTGTTCACCGTTTGGTGGTTTTATGCGCTACTTTCAGCCGTGTTTGCAGCATTGACAACGATTTTTGCGAAAATTGGTGTTACCGAAATTAGCTCGAATTTGGCAACTGCGATTCGGACAGTTGTGATTTTAGTTATCGCTTGGGTAATCGTCATTACTCAAGGTGAAATGCGCCAGCTAGGGTCTGTGTCGAATCGCTCTCTGATCTTTCTAGTACTATCGGGTGCGGCAACAGGATTATCGTGGCTTTTTTACTTTCGAGCTTTGCAAATAGGACAAGCCTCGCTCGTTGCGTCGATCGACAAACTCAGTTCGGTATTCGTGATTCTCTTTGCAGCACTTTTTCTGGATGAGCCTTTCAGCATTTCATCAATCCTAGGCGCGTTGCTAATTATCGCTGGAGCATTATTGATGACTGCTAAAGTTTAG
- a CDS encoding DUF3037 domain-containing protein, with protein MPNPLPYDYAIIRVVPKVEREEFVNVGVIVSCPTRRFLQARIEVDEARLCAIDATLDLEMVHQHLAAISMICEGGKAAGTIGQLSQRDRFHWLVAPRSTIIQTSRVHTGLCEDLPAVLEHLLDRMVHPSRTSIASSFGSGMP; from the coding sequence GTGCCCAATCCCTTGCCCTATGATTATGCGATTATTCGAGTCGTGCCCAAGGTGGAGCGCGAAGAATTTGTCAATGTGGGCGTGATTGTCTCGTGTCCGACTCGAAGATTTCTACAGGCGCGGATTGAAGTGGATGAGGCGCGACTATGCGCGATCGATGCCACGCTTGATCTCGAAATGGTGCATCAACATCTCGCCGCCATTTCAATGATTTGTGAGGGTGGGAAAGCTGCTGGTACAATCGGGCAACTGTCGCAACGCGATCGCTTTCACTGGCTGGTTGCGCCTCGCAGTACGATCATTCAAACCTCACGAGTTCACACAGGATTGTGCGAAGACTTGCCTGCTGTTCTGGAACATTTACTGGATAGAATGGTGCATCCATCCAGGACATCCATTGCTTCATCGTTTGGGAGCGGAATGCCATGA
- a CDS encoding IS110 family RNA-guided transposase gives MSQSYLGIDISKSKFHVALYVQGKAKNKPKLKVLKNDVSGFEQLQQWLKQQGASTVHACLEATSTYGEGVAEFLHEQGHTVSIINLARIKGFVMSELLRTKTDKADAQLILRFCMALQPEPWHPAAPEVKQLQMLLRRLEALQQMVVQERNRLETATPKLRKSIQAHIDYLEQDIESIKQQIKDHFNQHSGLKQQRDLLVSIPGIGEHTAAILLSEIVHWSLFDSPRQLAAYAGLTPRERTSGSSVQGKPCLSKVGNARLRKALYLPAMAAKRFNPLIAAFCERLLAKGKAKKQVIGTAMRKLLHLAYGVLKSECPFNPNFAIAET, from the coding sequence ATGAGTCAGTCGTATTTGGGTATTGATATCAGTAAAAGCAAGTTCCATGTTGCGTTATATGTGCAAGGCAAAGCAAAGAATAAGCCGAAGCTGAAAGTGTTGAAGAACGATGTGAGCGGGTTTGAGCAGTTGCAGCAATGGTTGAAGCAACAAGGAGCAAGCACGGTTCACGCCTGTTTAGAAGCGACCAGTACCTATGGAGAAGGCGTAGCAGAATTTTTGCACGAGCAAGGGCACACGGTGAGCATCATCAATCTAGCTCGCATCAAAGGATTCGTCATGAGTGAGTTATTGAGAACCAAGACCGATAAAGCAGATGCCCAATTAATCCTGCGGTTTTGCATGGCGCTACAACCCGAGCCGTGGCATCCCGCTGCGCCTGAAGTGAAGCAATTGCAAATGTTGCTCCGGCGATTAGAAGCATTACAGCAAATGGTCGTGCAAGAACGAAATCGATTAGAAACAGCAACACCAAAGTTACGAAAATCAATTCAAGCACATATTGACTATTTAGAACAAGATATTGAGTCAATCAAGCAGCAGATCAAAGACCACTTCAACCAACACTCAGGGTTAAAACAACAGCGGGATTTGCTAGTGTCCATTCCTGGCATCGGGGAACATACGGCTGCTATTCTACTCTCTGAGATTGTGCATTGGAGTTTGTTTGACTCCCCACGCCAGTTAGCGGCTTATGCAGGGTTAACGCCACGAGAACGAACGAGTGGGTCTTCAGTGCAAGGTAAACCTTGCTTATCTAAAGTTGGCAATGCTCGATTGCGAAAGGCATTATATCTTCCGGCGATGGCAGCAAAGCGATTCAATCCCCTGATTGCTGCCTTTTGTGAACGTCTCTTAGCTAAAGGCAAAGCCAAGAAACAGGTGATTGGAACTGCCATGCGGAAACTTCTACATCTGGCTTACGGTGTGCTGAAATCAGAATGTCCTTTTAACCCCAATTTTGCAATCGCTGAGACTTGA